The genomic stretch GTCCGCCAGCGCGAGCGCGCGCGCGGTGAAGTAGCGATTGCGCTCATAGACGATCTTGTCGTCGATCGCATCGGCCAGCGGTCGAGAATGCGTGAGCCGCTCGGTCCTGGCATTGGCCCAGGCCGATACTGCGTCGGCATCGCCGATGCGCCACAGCCGGTGCAGGGCCTTGATGTCAGTGGCGTTCTGTGCCGGCGTCTGGGTGATATCCTGGGCCAGCATCTCACGCTGCTCGGCCAGCGTTAGCCCGGTGAAGGCGCGCATCTGCTCGGCTAGCGTCTCCAGACCGACCACCCGCGCGCCCTTCTTCCTCAGGAAGACGTTCTGGAGCTGCACCTCGGTGCCGTATTCGGTCTGTAGCCCGGCCGATAGCGAGTCGTAGGTCTCCACCACTAGCGCAGCCAGCCAGGGCCGCATCCGGCGGATCCCGTCGAGCGCTGCCGGATTGCCACGTAGCCGGTCCGCGAGGCGCTGCCAGAGTGGCTTGGGGAGCAGCTTCGGCAGGCAGGGATAACGACAGCTGCCATATCTTGATACATCGTCGGCAGATTCGAGTAGGTCATCGGGCGACATCTCCAGCGCGAGCACTGGCGAGGCAGCCAGCGCCGCTAAGATCGGTCGGCGGAATGGCTGGGCGGGCGGGTAGTCGGTCGGGTGGCCGACATGCAGAGTGCCGAGCAGGTAAATGGTGGTCTTGCCCTTGCTGGCTACGTAGAAGGGCATGCGCGCTGGCTGGACGCGCACCGCACCGCTGGAGATGGTCGAATCAGGCGGCGTATGGAAACCAGACAGCGACAGATTAGGCGGCCTGCGCGTGCCGTTGAGTGGAGAATGCACGCTGCCGCCGTCCTGCGCCAGCGCCTCACTGACCGGCCAGGCCAGCTCGGCAATCAGGTAGGTGCCGGCTGCTACCAGCATGGCGCCGGCTACCGTCAATGCGCGCCGCCGCATCCGCGTGCCACCCGCCTGCGAACAGCGCGCAACCTGCTTCGCGCCGCGCACCGCTGCCCTGGCTTCAGGCATTTCTGTCACCGACCTCCTCGACACGATGGCAGGCCACCTGGCGTCCATCGACCTCCCCCAGTGCGGGCACCTCGACGCGGCACCGCTCGATCGCGTACGGACAGCGCTGGTGGAACGTGCAGCCCGAAGGCGGCTTGAGCGGCGAGGGCAGTTCACCCTCTAGCTTGATCTGGATGCGCCGGTCTGACTCGAAGATCGCCGGCGTGGCTGACATCAGCGCGCGGGTGTACGGATGGCGCGGTCTCGCATAGATGGTAGCCTTGTCGCCGAGCTCGGCCACACCACCGAAGTACATCACCATCACGTCGTCAGCCACGTGCTCGACCACCGACAGGTTGTGTGAGATGAAGACGTAGCTGGTGCCGAACTGCTGCTTCAAGTCTATGAACAGGTTCAGGATCTGCGCCTGGATCGAGACGTCGAGCGCCGAGACGGGTTCGTCGGCCACTACGATTTGCGGCTCGAGGATCATCGCCCGCGCGATCGCCACGCGCTGACGCTGGCCGCCCGAAAACATGTGCGGATAGCGATCGGCATGCTCGGGCCGTAGGCCGACGGCACGCATGATCTGGGCGATGTGATCGGCGCGCTCACCCGCCCCCAGCTTCGTGTTGATCGCGAGTGGCTCGCCCAGCGTTTGCTCGACGGTCTTGCGCGGGTTGAGCGAGGCGAACGGGTTCTGAAACACCATTTGCACGCGACTGCGCAATGCGGCGATCGCCTTGCCGCTGGCACCCTCCACATCCTCACCGTCGATGCACAGATGGCCAGCGGTGGGCGACTCGATCATGGTTAGTTGGCGCGCCAGAGTGGATTTTCCGCAGCCCGACTCGCCCACCACCGCCAGCGTACGACCGCGCGCGAGCGTGAAGGACACGCCGTTAAGCGCCTTGACGGTGGCCTGGCCGAACATGCCGCAGCGCACCGAATAATGTTTCACGAGCCCGTCGGCGACGAGCAGCGCTTCATCGCAGCCGCCGGCACGCGGTTCGGCGTGGACTGCATTCATCGTGCGTTTCCAGACGGAGAGATCGCTTCGAGATTTAAGGGATTGATGCAGCACGCGCGCATCCCGCCGTCGCCGGGTACCAGCTCGGCCAGCGTCGGGCGCGACGCGTGGCAGGCGTCAACCACGTACTTGCAACGCGGCGCGAATAGACAGCCCGAGGGACGGTCGTCGCGCCCCGGTACCATGCCGGGCAGCGCGGCTAGCCGTTTGGTACCGGCGTTGTACTCGGGGATCGCCGCGAGCAGTGCTTCAGTATATGGGTGATGAGGTGCGCCGAAGATGTCGGGCACGCGGTTAGTCTCGATGACCTCACCGGCGTACATCACGGCCATCCGATGCGCCACTTTGGACACCACCGCCAGGTCGTGCGAGATCAGCACCAGGGCCATGCCGCGCTCCTTCTGCAGCGCCACCAGCAGGTCCATGATCTGGGCCTGAATGGTCACGTCAAGCGCGGTGGTGGGCTCGTCGGCAATCAGCAGCTTGGGGTTACAGGCTACCGCCATGGCGATCATCACGCGCTGGTTCATGCCGTCTGACATTTGGTGCGGGAAGATGTCGATGCGATTCTTCGCGTCGGGGATGCCGACCTGCTCAAGCAGCTCGAGCGCGCGCTTCTTGAGTGCATCACCGCGCAGGCCATCGTGCAGCTTCAGCACCTCTCGGATCTGGTAGCCAATCGTGTAGCTTGGGTTCAGACTCGACAGCGCATCCTGGAATACCATCGAGATGTCCTTGCCGATGATGCGCCGGCGGTGGCGTGGGCTGGCCTTGAGCAAGTCGATGCCATTGAAGCGGACCTCGTCGGCGATGACGATGCCGGGCACATCGACCAAGCCCATCAGGGCCATCATGGTCATGCTTTTGCCTGAACCCGATTCGCCCACTACGCCTATTACCTCGCCGGGCGCGACCGACAGGTTGATACGGTCCACGACGCGCAGGCCGTTGAAGTTAACGGTCAGATTACGGATGGTTAATAGATCATTCATGTTCAGGTCATCCGTTTCAGTTTCGGATCGAGCGCGTCGCGCAGGCCATCGCCGAGCAGGTTGATGGCTAGCACCGAGATCAGGATTGTCAGACCCGGCATGGTGATGATCCACCAGGCGTTGTCAATATAGTCGCGCGCCGAGGCCAGCATCGCGCCCCACTCAGCTGTGGGCGGCTGCACGCCGAGGCCTAGAAAGCCGAGCGCAGCCGCGTCGAGGATCGCCGAGGAGAAGCTCAGAGTAGCCTGTACAATCATCGGCGCGGTGCAGTTCGGCAGCACCTGCGAGAACATCAGGCGCAGCATACCGGCGCCAGCCACGCGAGAGGCTGTGACGTATTCCTTCTGCAGCTCGCCGAGTGCTGAGGTGCGCGAGAGGCGTACGTAGCCCGGCAGCGCCACGATCGCGATCACAAATATGGTGTTGGTCAGGCCCGGACCGATGATGACCACCACCACGACGGCCAGCAGCAGCGAAGGCAGCACAAGCAGTACGTCCATCACGCGCATCACGGGCGTGTCGACCCAGCGCTGAAAGAACGCCGCTATCAGGCCCAGCAGCACCCCGGGGATCAGCGCCAGCATCACCGACACCAGGCCGATCCAGAACGCCAGGCGCGCGCCGTACATCAGGCGCGAGAGGATATCGCGACCGACCTCATCGGTGCCTAGCACGAAGAGCCAGTTTCCGCCGTCGAGCCAGGCAGGCGGGATCTTGACGAAGTCGCGGTACTGCTCGATCGGGTTATGCGGTGCTATCAGCGGCGCGAAGATCGCCACCAGTACCAGCAGCAGCACGACCAGGCCGGCACCCGCTGCGCCGCGGTTATGGGAAAAGTGATGCCAGAATTTTTGCAGTGCGCACAGGCGACCTCCGGCGACAACCGACGGCAGCGCGCCGGAGAGTTCGCTCATCGCATTACCTCGCATGGCGGATGCGGGGGTTGAGCACGCCGTAGAGCAGATCGACGACGAGATTGACGATGATTACCAGGGTGGCGATCAGCAGGATGCCACCCTGCACCACCGGGTAGTCGCGGCGGCTGATCGCGTCAATCATCCACTTGCCCACGCCCGGCCACGAGAACAATGTCTCGGTGAGCACAGCGCCGGCCAGCAGGGTGCTGATCTGCAGCCCGATCACGGTGACCACCGGGATCAGCGCGTTGCGCAGCGCATGTACCACTACCACGCGTGCAGGCGACAGGCCCTTGGCACGCGCAGTGCGGATGTAGTCTTCGCGCAGCACTTCGAGCATCGAGGAGCGCGTCATGCGCGCGATTACCGCCAGCGGGATAGTGCCTAACACGATCGAGGGCAGGACCAGATGACTCAGCGCCGAGCGGAAAGAGCCCGCGTCGGACGCGAGCAGCGCGTCGATCAGCATGAAGCCGGTCACGTGCGGGATGTCGTACTCGACCGCGATGCGGCCTGACACAGGCGTCCAGCCTAGGGTAGAGGAGAACACCATAATTAGGATCAGGCCCCACCAGAAAATCGGCATCGAGTAGCCGGTCAGGGCGATACCCATCACGCCGTGGTCGACTACCGTTCCACACCGCAGCGCGGCGAACACGCCGGCGGGCAGGCCCACCAGCAGCGCGAACAGCAACGCGCAGATTGATAGCTCGAAGGTGGCAGGAAAGCGCGCCGTGAACTCGCCCATCACGCTGGTATTGGTGATGATCGACAGGCCCAGGTCGCCATGCAGCGCCCGACCGAGATAGTGGAGATACTGGGCCGGAAGAGGTTGGTCGAGGCCGAGCCGGTGCATCGCCTGGGCATGCACCGCCGGGTCGATACCGAGCTCGCCCGTCATCACTTCGATGGGATCGCCAGGTATCAGGTGGATGAGCGCAAACGTAAGAATGGTGATGCCGATGAAGGTCGGGATCACCATGCCGATGCCACGCAACACAAATCGCAACATGGCGGGTCTCGCGGAAGATCGTAGGGATGAAATGCGACCGGCAACGGGGCAGGTCCCCGGGCGCCGGGTCAATGTAGTCGGTCCAACGTTACGATGCCGGGCGATGCTTACTTCACGCCGACGCCGTCGAGCCGGATGTAGTCAACCGGCTCGATGCGCTGATCGACTACGTGCTTTGTGGTCGCCTGGTAGACCGTCGAGTTCTCGATCAGTGAATACGGCACCTACTGCGTGAAAGATCTACTGGGGGGCGGCCTGCATGCAGATCTTGGTGTACGCCTCCTGGACGCTCACGCGGCCCTTCTAGATCAGCGTCTCGAAGGACTTGTCGCATCAGTGCGACAAGTGGTTGCTGTTCATCGCGGTGCAGCCGAGCAGAGTGCTGAGCCAGGTATTCAGATAGCGTTGTTGCATAAATCGAGCGAGATCCATTGATGTTGACGCGCAACAGTCTCGGGGCCAGATCCCTATCAAGTCAGCTT from Burkholderia sp. encodes the following:
- a CDS encoding ABC transporter permease subunit — translated: MLRFVLRGIGMVIPTFIGITILTFALIHLIPGDPIEVMTGELGIDPAVHAQAMHRLGLDQPLPAQYLHYLGRALHGDLGLSIITNTSVMGEFTARFPATFELSICALLFALLVGLPAGVFAALRCGTVVDHGVMGIALTGYSMPIFWWGLILIMVFSSTLGWTPVSGRIAVEYDIPHVTGFMLIDALLASDAGSFRSALSHLVLPSIVLGTIPLAVIARMTRSSMLEVLREDYIRTARAKGLSPARVVVVHALRNALIPVVTVIGLQISTLLAGAVLTETLFSWPGVGKWMIDAISRRDYPVVQGGILLIATLVIIVNLVVDLLYGVLNPRIRHAR
- a CDS encoding peptide ABC transporter ATP-binding protein, which translates into the protein MNAVHAEPRAGGCDEALLVADGLVKHYSVRCGMFGQATVKALNGVSFTLARGRTLAVVGESGCGKSTLARQLTMIESPTAGHLCIDGEDVEGASGKAIAALRSRVQMVFQNPFASLNPRKTVEQTLGEPLAINTKLGAGERADHIAQIMRAVGLRPEHADRYPHMFSGGQRQRVAIARAMILEPQIVVADEPVSALDVSIQAQILNLFIDLKQQFGTSYVFISHNLSVVEHVADDVMVMYFGGVAELGDKATIYARPRHPYTRALMSATPAIFESDRRIQIKLEGELPSPLKPPSGCTFHQRCPYAIERCRVEVPALGEVDGRQVACHRVEEVGDRNA
- a CDS encoding TraB/GumN family protein, whose amino-acid sequence is MRRRALTVAGAMLVAAGTYLIAELAWPVSEALAQDGGSVHSPLNGTRRPPNLSLSGFHTPPDSTISSGAVRVQPARMPFYVASKGKTTIYLLGTLHVGHPTDYPPAQPFRRPILAALAASPVLALEMSPDDLLESADDVSRYGSCRYPCLPKLLPKPLWQRLADRLRGNPAALDGIRRMRPWLAALVVETYDSLSAGLQTEYGTEVQLQNVFLRKKGARVVGLETLAEQMRAFTGLTLAEQREMLAQDITQTPAQNATDIKALHRLWRIGDADAVSAWANARTERLTHSRPLADAIDDKIVYERNRYFTARALALADPNRPLFMAIGALHLGGSKSVIELLKRQGFRVEDE
- a CDS encoding ABC transporter ATP-binding protein, with amino-acid sequence MNDLLTIRNLTVNFNGLRVVDRINLSVAPGEVIGVVGESGSGKSMTMMALMGLVDVPGIVIADEVRFNGIDLLKASPRHRRRIIGKDISMVFQDALSSLNPSYTIGYQIREVLKLHDGLRGDALKKRALELLEQVGIPDAKNRIDIFPHQMSDGMNQRVMIAMAVACNPKLLIADEPTTALDVTIQAQIMDLLVALQKERGMALVLISHDLAVVSKVAHRMAVMYAGEVIETNRVPDIFGAPHHPYTEALLAAIPEYNAGTKRLAALPGMVPGRDDRPSGCLFAPRCKYVVDACHASRPTLAELVPGDGGMRACCINPLNLEAISPSGNAR
- a CDS encoding ABC transporter permease subunit, with amino-acid sequence MSELSGALPSVVAGGRLCALQKFWHHFSHNRGAAGAGLVVLLLVLVAIFAPLIAPHNPIEQYRDFVKIPPAWLDGGNWLFVLGTDEVGRDILSRLMYGARLAFWIGLVSVMLALIPGVLLGLIAAFFQRWVDTPVMRVMDVLLVLPSLLLAVVVVVIIGPGLTNTIFVIAIVALPGYVRLSRTSALGELQKEYVTASRVAGAGMLRLMFSQVLPNCTAPMIVQATLSFSSAILDAAALGFLGLGVQPPTAEWGAMLASARDYIDNAWWIITMPGLTILISVLAINLLGDGLRDALDPKLKRMT